One window of the Rufibacter radiotolerans genome contains the following:
- the trxA gene encoding thioredoxin, whose product MANKAIEITDANFEEIINSDKPVLVDFWAEWCGPCRMVGPVVEELAGDYEGRVIIGKVDVDANPQTSAKFGIRSIPTLLVFKNGQVVDKQVGAVPKNVLAQKLDGQLA is encoded by the coding sequence ATGGCAAATAAAGCAATAGAAATTACAGACGCGAACTTCGAAGAGATCATCAATTCAGACAAGCCAGTATTGGTAGACTTCTGGGCAGAATGGTGCGGCCCTTGCCGCATGGTGGGCCCGGTGGTAGAAGAACTGGCAGGTGATTATGAAGGCCGCGTGATTATTGGTAAAGTAGATGTAGACGCCAACCCGCAGACTTCTGCAAAGTTTGGTATCCGTAGCATCCCTACCTTGCTGGTTTTCAAAAACGGACAAGTAGTAGACAAACAAGTAGGCGCCGTTCCTAAGAACGTGTTGGCTCAAAAATTAGATGGCCAGTTAGCGTAA
- a CDS encoding DUF4385 domain-containing protein — protein MAKNTFNYSLDFKTVDFREHPELYRVGVGEQGVLLVQPYKSEILPHWRFKNPEVATASAQKIFALFEDYLRQHDFVGADMARKFLQMGFTRARRYANHKSGRKYEESPGANNEGLAYPYSSGSANKGNEVLPQAEDALTNEKAQAAAIFKDYWFQAKDHPEYLRQKQEFRDQYYEK, from the coding sequence ATGGCCAAAAACACCTTCAATTATTCCCTTGATTTCAAGACCGTAGATTTCCGGGAGCACCCCGAGCTGTACCGCGTGGGCGTGGGGGAACAGGGCGTGCTGCTGGTGCAGCCCTACAAAAGCGAGATTCTGCCGCACTGGCGCTTCAAAAATCCTGAAGTGGCCACCGCATCGGCGCAGAAGATCTTTGCGCTTTTTGAGGACTACCTGCGCCAGCACGATTTCGTGGGCGCCGACATGGCCCGCAAGTTCCTGCAGATGGGATTCACCCGGGCCCGGCGCTATGCCAACCACAAAAGCGGCCGCAAATATGAAGAATCGCCGGGGGCGAACAATGAGGGCCTGGCCTACCCCTATTCTTCGGGCAGCGCCAACAAAGGGAACGAGGTTCTGCCCCAGGCCGAAGATGCCCTCACCAACGAGAAAGCGCAGGCGGCGGCTATTTTCAAGGACTACTGGTTCCAGGCCAAAGACCACCCGGAATACCTTAGGCAGAAGCAGGAGTTCCGGGACCAGTATTATGAGAAATAG
- a CDS encoding ArnT family glycosyltransferase translates to MAPIFSFFRRVGENPLFWFLLTVGFTLLYFFAEHEGFYFGDDFSYGLYAHQLLYGGFHFDDYSFCHRFMVFVPTALFYWLWGMNAYTTTLWPLLCTLGTYMVLFLTFRKNHPVASSWALVLMGFYYFQLNTVNYLYPDNILLFFSTACLLVLYKARQPLPNPQSEIGYGVLFAVLNLLAFLTKETIVYAAPFYFLVFLYHLLRKENLRFWAAAILSGALLLGVYFLLYKVYAGNAWQRFDDIAAAGYADTKADYFAARATMLLSRLTYGPLVFFAGSGLAILLAPAVAGLALAKRGDFQVQKPFGFWAFATLVMLFPIWFGSVSLEYYKPMTLLPRMFHPLLPAFCLLAGLAVERIWGDKKAYLLLALLFLGSMAVTDKVMWTMYLPLAIFFTVLFFWRRAVPHWLALAAVMLVSLIRPVYFITKPTVSYYFEQKQIIDQHLSSPVGSHVVVTDSMMARMHPFFYGYQVPKNYTYLPYSAADSSILQQADTVFLLINNGVLEHPELMMPLREKDVLPKFSQARLIAQEGKVKLYLLPPKKR, encoded by the coding sequence GTGGCTCCCATCTTTTCCTTTTTCCGCCGGGTAGGCGAAAACCCTTTATTCTGGTTTCTGCTCACCGTAGGCTTTACGCTGCTGTACTTTTTTGCGGAACACGAGGGCTTTTACTTCGGGGATGATTTCTCCTATGGCCTGTACGCGCACCAACTGCTCTACGGCGGCTTCCATTTTGACGACTACTCCTTCTGCCACCGGTTTATGGTGTTCGTGCCCACGGCCCTTTTCTACTGGCTCTGGGGCATGAATGCCTATACTACCACCCTTTGGCCGTTGCTCTGCACGCTGGGCACTTACATGGTGCTTTTTCTAACCTTCCGGAAGAACCACCCCGTGGCCAGCTCCTGGGCGCTGGTGCTCATGGGCTTTTACTACTTCCAGCTCAACACCGTCAATTACCTGTACCCAGACAATATTCTGCTGTTCTTCTCCACGGCCTGCCTGCTGGTGCTCTACAAGGCGCGCCAACCTCTACCAAACCCCCAATCAGAAATAGGCTACGGCGTATTGTTTGCGGTGCTCAACCTGCTGGCCTTCCTTACCAAGGAGACCATTGTCTACGCCGCGCCTTTTTATTTTCTGGTGTTTCTCTACCATCTGCTGCGCAAAGAGAACCTGCGTTTCTGGGCCGCGGCTATCCTGTCCGGCGCGCTGTTGCTGGGCGTTTACTTCTTGCTTTATAAGGTATACGCGGGCAACGCCTGGCAACGGTTTGATGATATCGCGGCTGCAGGGTATGCTGACACCAAAGCAGACTACTTTGCCGCCCGCGCAACCATGTTGCTGTCCCGGCTGACCTATGGCCCTCTGGTTTTCTTTGCCGGGTCTGGGCTTGCCATTCTTCTGGCCCCGGCCGTGGCCGGACTGGCACTGGCGAAGCGAGGAGATTTCCAGGTGCAGAAACCATTTGGTTTTTGGGCTTTCGCTACGTTGGTGATGCTGTTTCCTATCTGGTTTGGCTCCGTGTCATTGGAATATTACAAACCCATGACCTTGCTGCCCCGCATGTTCCATCCGTTGCTTCCCGCTTTCTGCCTGTTGGCCGGACTAGCGGTAGAGAGAATCTGGGGGGATAAAAAAGCCTATCTGCTTCTGGCCCTTCTTTTCCTCGGTTCAATGGCAGTTACGGATAAGGTCATGTGGACCATGTATTTGCCGCTGGCGATTTTCTTCACGGTCCTGTTTTTCTGGCGCCGCGCGGTGCCGCACTGGCTGGCGTTGGCGGCGGTGATGTTGGTTAGCCTGATACGGCCCGTATATTTCATCACCAAACCTACAGTATCTTATTACTTTGAGCAGAAACAGATCATTGACCAACACCTGTCCAGCCCTGTAGGTAGCCACGTGGTGGTGACAGATTCTATGATGGCTCGCATGCACCCGTTTTTCTATGGCTATCAGGTGCCTAAAAACTATACCTACCTCCCCTATTCAGCGGCAGATTCCAGCATCCTGCAACAGGCAGACACCGTTTTCCTGCTCATAAACAACGGCGTGTTGGAACACCCTGAACTGATGATGCCGCTCCGCGAGAAGGACGTTCTACCCAAATTCTCACAGGCCAGGCTAATTGCCCAGGAAGGAAAAGTGAAACTGTATTTGCTGCCGCCCAAAAAGCGGTAA